In Actinomadura citrea, a single window of DNA contains:
- a CDS encoding serine hydrolase: MRTVFAGRTGDTALAGAAPSWDPMPRSVGPAARLIVSAGDMARFARTHLENGTAPGGARVLSPQAVAAMQYREVDVPDKWTVSADGWGLGGTLYDWDGVTGYGHDGAAIGQYAYLRVVPQANVALVLMTNGGAARLLYADLFRELLAELAGVTMPAPFAPADPAPAVDLAPLLGTYRREGVVITVSRDPTARPTCGTSSSTT; this comes from the coding sequence ATGCGTACAGTGTTCGCCGGACGCACCGGTGACACCGCGCTCGCCGGGGCCGCCCCGTCCTGGGACCCGATGCCCCGCTCGGTCGGACCGGCCGCCCGCCTCATCGTCTCCGCGGGCGACATGGCCCGCTTCGCCCGCACGCACCTGGAGAACGGCACGGCACCCGGCGGCGCCCGCGTCCTGTCGCCACAGGCCGTGGCGGCCATGCAGTACCGGGAGGTGGACGTCCCGGACAAATGGACCGTCAGCGCGGACGGCTGGGGCCTCGGCGGGACGCTCTACGACTGGGACGGCGTCACCGGCTACGGCCACGACGGCGCCGCCATCGGCCAGTACGCCTACCTGCGCGTCGTCCCGCAGGCGAACGTGGCCCTCGTGCTGATGACCAATGGCGGCGCGGCCCGCCTGCTGTACGCCGACCTGTTCCGCGAACTGCTCGCCGAACTCGCCGGCGTCACCATGCCCGCACCGTTCGCCCCGGCGGATCCGGCCCCCGCGGTGGACCTCGCTCCCCTCCTCGGCACCTACAGGCGCGAGGGCGTCGTCATCACCGTCTCCCGGGACCCGACGGCTCGCCCCACATGCGGTACGAGTTCGTCGACGACATGA
- a CDS encoding HAD family hydrolase, with translation MIEAVLWDVDDTIFDFTGSERAGLLSHFAAEGLPSDQAALDRWHQITRLGHRRLALGLVTYEQQRRARVRTFVDRPLSDTEADAWHDRYEALFEAAWSAFPDVATVLGALPYRNGILSNSSTVHQERRMAALGLRHHFEVLLCSDRLGWAKPNPQAFRAACTALDLPPAQVAYIGDKLDVDAVGAHNAGLHAIWLDRARTETPAPTGIHRISTLTDLSALLAAC, from the coding sequence ATGATCGAGGCTGTGCTGTGGGACGTCGATGACACGATCTTCGACTTCACCGGCTCGGAACGGGCCGGGCTGCTGAGCCACTTCGCGGCCGAGGGACTGCCCTCCGACCAGGCCGCCCTGGACCGATGGCACCAGATCACCAGGCTCGGACACCGGCGCCTCGCGCTCGGCCTGGTGACCTACGAGCAGCAACGGCGCGCGAGAGTCCGCACGTTCGTCGACCGTCCGCTGAGCGATACCGAGGCGGACGCGTGGCACGACCGTTACGAGGCACTGTTCGAAGCTGCATGGTCGGCGTTTCCCGACGTGGCGACGGTACTGGGTGCGCTCCCTTACCGAAACGGCATCCTGTCCAACTCGAGCACCGTCCACCAAGAGCGCAGGATGGCGGCGCTGGGCCTGCGTCACCACTTCGAAGTACTCCTCTGCTCTGACCGACTCGGCTGGGCGAAACCGAACCCCCAGGCTTTCCGGGCCGCCTGCACCGCCCTCGACCTGCCTCCCGCCCAGGTCGCCTACATCGGCGACAAACTGGACGTGGACGCCGTAGGCGCCCACAACGCGGGCCTTCACGCCATCTGGCTCGACCGAGCAAGAACGGAAACCCCGGCCCCCACCGGCATACACCGGATCTCGACCCTGACCGACCTTTCCGCGCTCCTGGCCGCCTGCTGA
- a CDS encoding TetR/AcrR family transcriptional regulator C-terminal domain-containing protein, translating into MPADKPPIPSVWARPRARRAQPALSRERIVAEAVRLLDEEGMEALSMRGLAVRLGTAATSLYRHVANKDELIELVVDELYGELEVPDPVGATGWRAPLEHCAQSLRSMILRHPWVAPALGQVGLAELGPNLIDRSERQLALFHAAGFPPGEAEQAMNGLLAYVIGMSISEAAYLSVLARSGRTEQEWAEGLRPAAERALDDHPRLREGFVARRDADPRVVRDTSFAYGLDRFLDGLQTRLAAR; encoded by the coding sequence ATGCCAGCCGACAAGCCGCCCATCCCCTCGGTGTGGGCACGTCCTCGCGCGAGGCGCGCCCAGCCCGCGCTCAGCCGCGAGCGGATCGTCGCCGAAGCCGTACGGCTCCTGGACGAGGAGGGCATGGAGGCGCTCAGCATGCGCGGCCTCGCCGTCCGCCTGGGGACGGCGGCCACTTCGCTCTACCGTCACGTGGCCAACAAGGACGAGCTGATCGAGCTGGTCGTCGACGAGCTGTACGGTGAGCTGGAGGTGCCCGACCCCGTCGGCGCGACCGGCTGGCGGGCCCCCCTGGAGCACTGCGCCCAGAGCCTGCGCTCGATGATCCTGCGCCACCCGTGGGTAGCGCCGGCCTTGGGCCAGGTCGGGCTCGCCGAACTCGGCCCCAACCTGATCGACCGGTCCGAGCGCCAGCTCGCCCTGTTCCATGCCGCCGGATTCCCGCCGGGCGAGGCGGAGCAGGCCATGAACGGGCTGCTCGCGTACGTGATCGGCATGAGCATCAGCGAGGCGGCGTACCTGTCGGTGCTCGCCCGCAGCGGCCGGACCGAGCAGGAATGGGCCGAGGGCCTGCGTCCCGCCGCCGAGCGGGCCCTGGACGACCACCCCCGGCTGCGTGAGGGGTTCGTCGCCCGCCGGGACGCCGATCCGCGCGTGGTGCGCGACACCAGCTTCGCCTACGGGCTCGACCGCTTCCTCGACGGCCTCCAGACCAGACTCGCCGCCCGCTGA